GAGCTTCTTAAGAGCCTGGCCATCAGGACGACCACAGGCCGAAGTCAAGCTGAGCACCACAAGTGCACCTAAGCAGCCGAGCTTTCCCACCAAAACCAGATGATTACCTTGGCCAAGGGTGGAAAAAACAAAGCCCATTTGGGTCTGGTCGGACTGGGCTCATCTGGTCAAGCGGCAGCTGGAGACCCTTCATCTTCAAAAAGGCCTGTAAATACCGGCTAATTCCTGCTGTTCACTCGGCAGACCATCCCTAGGGTGCGACAAGAGAATGGCTCCCCTAAACGGATGACGAGCATCTACGCCGACAACAGCCTCACCATCGGCAAAACCCCCCTGGTGCAGCTCAATCGGGTCACCGAGGGATGCAAGGCCCGCGTTCTGGCCAAGATTGAAGGTCGCAATCCTGCTTTTTCGGTGAAATGCCGCATCGGTGCCGCCATGATTTGGCGCGCCGAGCAGGAGGGTCTGCTGGGGCCTGGCAAGGAGCTGGTGGAGCCCACCAGCGGCAATACCGGTATTGCTTTGGCTTTCGTGGCCGCCGCCAAGGGGATCCGCTTAACCCTGACGATGCCGGAGACCATGAGCCTGGAGCGCCGCAAATTGCTCACGGCCTACGGCGCCCACCTCGTTCTCACTGAAGGAAGAATGGGCATGCCCGGCGCCATCGGCGCTGCCAAGGAAATGGCAGCCTCCGACCCCAGTCGCTACGTCCTTCTGCAGCAGTTTTCCAATCCGGCCAACCCCCAGATCCACCACGACACAACCGGCCCTGAAATTTGGACAGACACCGAAGGATCGGTGGATGTACTCGTGGCTGGAGTGGGCACCGGCGGCACCATCACCGGCGTCAGCCGTTACATCAAGGGCACCCTGGGCAAGCCACTGGTTTCGGTTGCAGTTGAACCCAACAACAGCCCAGTGATCAGCCAGGCCAAGTCAGGGCAGGAGCTCAAGCCCGGTCCCCACAAGATCCAGGGCATCGGCGCTGGCTTTGTGCCCGCCAACCTCGATCTGGACTTGGTGGACCGGGTCGAAACCGTTAGCGACGAGGAGGCGGTGGCCATGGCCCGCCGGCTGATGAAGGAAGAGGGAATCCTGGCTGGCATCTCCTGTGGTGCTGCAGCCACGGCCGCCCTGCGGCTAGCCCGAGAGGAGGCCTACGCCGGCAAAACCATCGTGGTAGTGCTGCCCGACTCGGGCGAGCGCTACTTGAGTTCGGTGCTGTTTGAAGGGGTGTTTGACGAGAAGGGGCTTGCCCCACCATCTAGCTGAAGCCGCCATGCAGCTCTCTGCAAGCCAGCCGATCTGGAGCATCCCAGCGCAGGCAGTGCCGGCAGCTCTGCAGTGCACACTCCAAGGCCTGAGCGACTCGGAGGCCCAGCGGCGGTTAGAGAGGTTTGGAGCCAATCGCCTGCCAAGCCAGCGCCGCCGTTCCCTGCTGCTGAGGTTTGTTGATCAACTGGTGCACTTCATGGCCCTGCTGCTCTGGGTGGCTGGGGCCCTGGCGTTTGCGGCGGGCACGCCCCAGCTGGGCTGGGCGATTTGGGCGGTGGTGCTGGTCAACGGTTTGTTTTCCTTTTGGCAGGACTACCAAGCCGAGCGCACCCTGACGGCACTGAAGCGGTCCTTACCGCGCCAGGTGCGGCTCTGGCGCAACGGTGAACTCACCGAGCTTGATGCCGAGCTGCTCGTGCCAGGCGACCGAATCCTGCTGGAGGAGGGAGACCAGGTGCCCGCCGACGCACGCCTGATCCTGGCCAACGAACTCAGCCTGGATCTCTCGGTGCTCACAGGCGAATCGCAGCCAGTGGCGCGCCATGCCGATGCCATCGACTCACCTCCGGCAGACAAAGTTTTCCTGATTCCGTCCCGGGAGCGGACCAATCTGGTTTTGGCGGGCACCAGCGTGGCAGGCGGTCGCGGCGAGGCGATCGTCTACGCCACGGGCGGTGAAACTGAATTCGGCCATGTGGCCCACCTCACCTCCGCCACAACCAGGGGCATCAGCACCTTGGAGCAGCAGGTGGGCCACATCGTGCGCACCATCACAGCCATCGCCTTAACCATGGGGGCGATCACCTTCAGCCTCAGCCTTCTGTTTGTGGGGATGGGTCCCCTCGAAAGCCTTGTGTTCGCGGTAGGCATCATCGTTGCCAACGTGCCCGAGGGCTTGCTGCCCACGGTCACCTTGGCCCTGGCGATCAACGTTCAGCGTATGGCCAGTCAGAAAGCACTGGTACGCAGGCTTTCAGCCGTGGAGACCCTCGGCTCGGTAAGCGTGATCTGCAGCGATAAAACCGGCACCCTCACCTGCAACCGCATGGCGGTGGAGGAGATGTGGCTGCCCCAGGCAGCCGAGAAGCCAGGGGCTGATCGAGGTGCAGAAGCCGAGCTGTTGCTAGCGGCCTGCCTTTGCTCAAACGCCCAAATAAAAGCCAGCGCTGACGGCAGCAGAGCCCTAGGCGACCCCACTGAAACCGCCCTGCTGCTGGCAGCCCAGGCTCGAGATCTGGGCCTCGAGGTGCATCAGCAGCGCCATCCCCGCAGCCGGGAGTTGCCATTTGATTCCCATCGGCGCCGAATGAGCGTGATCGTGCCCACCGATTCCGGTCTGCAGCTGATCACCAAGGGGGCACCCCTGGAGCTGCTAGAGCGCTGCAGTACAGAGGACCGAGCCCAGGCAGTGGCCGCCAACGACGACCTTGCTTGCCGCGGCTACCGCGTCATCGCCGTAGCCCAGCGCCGGCTCGAGTCCACAGAGGAGCATGCCCCAGCCGATCAACTGGAGCAAAAGCTCAGCTTGTTGGGCTTGATCGCCCTCTACGACCCGCCCCGGCCGGAGGTACCCGAGGCGATTCGCCAGTGTCACCAGGCGGGCATCAAGGTCACCATGGTGACTGGTGACTACGGCCTCACCGCCCAAGCGATAGCTCGCCAGATCGGCCTGCTGGATATGCCGGCCAAGGGCAACAACCACGCCCAGGCCGACCCGGTGCGGGTGATCCAGGGCGACCAGCTCGAAATGATCAGCGATGTGCACCTGCGCCAGCTGCTTAAAAACCGCAATCGGCTGGTGTTTGCCCGGATGGCTCCGGAGCAGAAGCTACGGCTCGTACAGGCCTATCGCTCCCTCGGCGAAGTGGTTGCGGTAACTGGCGATGGAGTCAATGATGCACCGGCCTTGCGGGCGGCCGATGTGGGCGTAGCTATGGGCCTGGTAGGCACAGATGTAGCCAGGGAGGCTGCCGATGTGGTGCTGCTAGACGACAACTTCGCCACGATCGTCACGGCGGTGCGCTTTGGCCGCGGCGTGGTGGCCAACATTCGCAAGTTCCTGCCCTACGTGCTGGCTAGCAACGTCGCCGAGATGGCTCCGTTTTTAGCCATGGTGACCCTGCAGATCCCGGCGGCCCTAACGGTGCTGCAGATCCTGGCTGTGGATCTGGGCACCGATTTACTTCCCGCCTTGGGGCTAGGAGCCGAGGCGCCTGAATCTGGATTGATGCGCCAACCGCCCCGGCGTCGCACAGCGTCGCTGCTGGATGGGCCCCTGATGCTGCGCGCCTATCTGGTGCTGGGCCTGAGCGAAGCCGTGGTGTCGATGACGGCCTACCTGCTCAGCTGGCAGCAGCAGGGTGTGGGCTGGGCCGAGCTCAGGCTGGCAGCGCCCCTGCTGCTCCACGGCGAGGCCGGAGCAGCGCTTACGGCCAACCAACAGCAGGCCTCAAGTGTGGCCTTCAGCTGCATCGTCGCAGGCCAAATCGGTGTGGCGATGGCCTGCCGCAGTGAGCATCGCTCTGCCTTCGGCAGCTTGGTGGAGCAGGGCTGGCGCCGCAATCCCCTGCTTTGGCTTGGCATAGCAGGGGAAATACTATTTACAGCCCTACTTCTCTACTGGCCGCCCCTATCTCGACTGGCTGCAATGGTTCCCCTCGACAGCCGAGCCCTGCCTCTAATCCTACTGGCGCCGTTTGTGGTGATGTTGGCGGATGATTGGCGCAAAAGCCGGCTCCCTGCTTAGTTCGGCATGGTCACAAACTCCTCGGCAACCGAGGGGTGCAGGGCCATGGTGCGATCGAAGTCCGCCTTAGTGGCGCCCATGCCGATGGCAATTGCTGCCATCTGAATAATTTCAGCGCTGTGCTCGCCCACCATGTGACAACCCAGCACCTTGCCGGTTTCCAGTTCCACTACCAACTTGAGCAATACCCTGGGGCCCCGGCCAGGTAAGGCTTGGCTCATTGGCCGGAAACGGGCCCGATGCACCCGCACGCCCCCTGGGCCGTGGCGCAGGATCGCCTCCTCTTCGCTGAGTCCCACAGTGGCCAACTCCGGCTGACTGAACACCGCACAGGCCACCAGGCTGTGGTCTACCTGGCGCGGGCTAGCGCCATAGACACTGTCAGCAAAGGCCCGCCCCTCATCAATGGCAACCGGGGTGAGGTTGATGCGGTCGGTGACATCGCCAACTGCATAGATATGGGGCACGTTGGTGCGCTGGTCGCTATCCACCGGAATGCGATTGGCCTCAGTGGCGATAGCCGCTGCCTCAAGGCGCAGGCCCTCCAAAAAGGGGCGCCTTCCGGTGGCAAGCAGCACCCCACCGCAAGGAATGAATTCGCCAGCCTCGGTGTGGACGCTGAGGTTGCCGTCACTGCCAGTGATAGCTGCAGGACTGTGGGCAAAGCGAATCTCAATACCCTCCTGCTCCATGCCCTCTTGAACAGCCCTGGCAGCTTCAAGATCAAAGCCCCGCAGCAAATGATTGCCGCGTACCAGCTGGGTCACGCCCACGCCAAGGCCATTGAGGATGCAGGCGAACTCACAGGCGATGAAGCCTGCTCCTACCACCACAATTCGCTCTGGCAACTGCTCCAGCAGAAACATTTCATCGCTCATCCAGCCCAGCTCTGCCCCTGGAATCGCTGGCCGCTGGGGCCGCCCCCCCACCGCGATCAAGATGCGCTCGGCCCGCAGGCGACGCTCGCCAACGGCAATGGTGTGACCGTCTTCAAAGCAGCCCCAGCCGCGCACCAGCTCTACCCCTGCTTTCTCAAGAAAGCCGAGGTGCAGCAGATTGAGCCGATCCACTTCGGCGCGCACATTGGTCAGCAGTGTGCTCGGGTTGCGGCGAATCCCCTCGATTTCCCAGCCATAGCTGGCTGCATCGGCAAGCAAATGTTTGTAAGCGGAGCCATAAACCAGAAGCTTTTTGGGCACGCAGCCGCGGATCACGCAGGTGCCTCCCACCCGATCGCCCTCCACGATCGCCACCCGGACGCCATAGCTTGCGGCCCGTTTGGCAGCAGCTAGACCACCCGAGCCGGCACCAAGCACCACCAAATCGAAGTGT
This genomic window from Cyanobium sp. Tous-M-B4 contains:
- a CDS encoding cation-transporting P-type ATPase; this encodes MQLSASQPIWSIPAQAVPAALQCTLQGLSDSEAQRRLERFGANRLPSQRRRSLLLRFVDQLVHFMALLLWVAGALAFAAGTPQLGWAIWAVVLVNGLFSFWQDYQAERTLTALKRSLPRQVRLWRNGELTELDAELLVPGDRILLEEGDQVPADARLILANELSLDLSVLTGESQPVARHADAIDSPPADKVFLIPSRERTNLVLAGTSVAGGRGEAIVYATGGETEFGHVAHLTSATTRGISTLEQQVGHIVRTITAIALTMGAITFSLSLLFVGMGPLESLVFAVGIIVANVPEGLLPTVTLALAINVQRMASQKALVRRLSAVETLGSVSVICSDKTGTLTCNRMAVEEMWLPQAAEKPGADRGAEAELLLAACLCSNAQIKASADGSRALGDPTETALLLAAQARDLGLEVHQQRHPRSRELPFDSHRRRMSVIVPTDSGLQLITKGAPLELLERCSTEDRAQAVAANDDLACRGYRVIAVAQRRLESTEEHAPADQLEQKLSLLGLIALYDPPRPEVPEAIRQCHQAGIKVTMVTGDYGLTAQAIARQIGLLDMPAKGNNHAQADPVRVIQGDQLEMISDVHLRQLLKNRNRLVFARMAPEQKLRLVQAYRSLGEVVAVTGDGVNDAPALRAADVGVAMGLVGTDVAREAADVVLLDDNFATIVTAVRFGRGVVANIRKFLPYVLASNVAEMAPFLAMVTLQIPAALTVLQILAVDLGTDLLPALGLGAEAPESGLMRQPPRRRTASLLDGPLMLRAYLVLGLSEAVVSMTAYLLSWQQQGVGWAELRLAAPLLLHGEAGAALTANQQQASSVAFSCIVAGQIGVAMACRSEHRSAFGSLVEQGWRRNPLLWLGIAGEILFTALLLYWPPLSRLAAMVPLDSRALPLILLAPFVVMLADDWRKSRLPA
- the cysK gene encoding cysteine synthase A; the encoded protein is MTSIYADNSLTIGKTPLVQLNRVTEGCKARVLAKIEGRNPAFSVKCRIGAAMIWRAEQEGLLGPGKELVEPTSGNTGIALAFVAAAKGIRLTLTMPETMSLERRKLLTAYGAHLVLTEGRMGMPGAIGAAKEMAASDPSRYVLLQQFSNPANPQIHHDTTGPEIWTDTEGSVDVLVAGVGTGGTITGVSRYIKGTLGKPLVSVAVEPNNSPVISQAKSGQELKPGPHKIQGIGAGFVPANLDLDLVDRVETVSDEEAVAMARRLMKEEGILAGISCGAAATAALRLAREEAYAGKTIVVVLPDSGERYLSSVLFEGVFDEKGLAPPSS
- the gorA gene encoding glutathione-disulfide reductase; translated protein: MNEHFDLVVLGAGSGGLAAAKRAASYGVRVAIVEGDRVGGTCVIRGCVPKKLLVYGSAYKHLLADAASYGWEIEGIRRNPSTLLTNVRAEVDRLNLLHLGFLEKAGVELVRGWGCFEDGHTIAVGERRLRAERILIAVGGRPQRPAIPGAELGWMSDEMFLLEQLPERIVVVGAGFIACEFACILNGLGVGVTQLVRGNHLLRGFDLEAARAVQEGMEQEGIEIRFAHSPAAITGSDGNLSVHTEAGEFIPCGGVLLATGRRPFLEGLRLEAAAIATEANRIPVDSDQRTNVPHIYAVGDVTDRINLTPVAIDEGRAFADSVYGASPRQVDHSLVACAVFSQPELATVGLSEEEAILRHGPGGVRVHRARFRPMSQALPGRGPRVLLKLVVELETGKVLGCHMVGEHSAEIIQMAAIAIGMGATKADFDRTMALHPSVAEEFVTMPN